One genomic region from Nitrospinota bacterium encodes:
- a CDS encoding rhodanese-like domain-containing protein, translating to MTIPKVLEIQPLVLKKCMDAGEDICLVDVREAWEHSLAAIPGSEHIPIGELVDRVQELLYEENIVVYCHVGERSYRGAIILMESGFKNVHNLVGGIDGWSQVVDASVPRYRAGG from the coding sequence ATGACAATTCCAAAAGTGCTGGAAATCCAACCTTTGGTTTTAAAGAAATGCATGGATGCCGGAGAAGATATTTGCCTGGTCGATGTCCGCGAAGCCTGGGAACACTCGCTGGCGGCGATTCCCGGCTCTGAACATATTCCCATAGGCGAACTGGTGGACCGTGTGCAGGAACTGCTTTACGAGGAGAACATCGTGGTGTACTGCCATGTGGGAGAACGGTCTTACCGGGGAGCGATAATCTTAATGGAGTCGGGATTTAAAAACGTGCACAACCTGGTAGGCGGCATCGACGGCTGGTCGCAGGTGGTTGACGCTTCGGTGCCGAGGTATCGAGCTGGGGGTTAA